A DNA window from Anastrepha obliqua isolate idAnaObli1 chromosome 5, idAnaObli1_1.0, whole genome shotgun sequence contains the following coding sequences:
- the LOC129248595 gene encoding neuronal acetylcholine receptor subunit alpha-7, translated as MNFVIKKILTSGKRLQFAYPPFTMCWSLLLGISLFLLLHSANSQEAYINGTKAWNITNLDRLRLQLTINYDKNSHPTYHGVPTNITLGMSVNYIDIDEINGKMVLHAWLRINWMDENRSWNAGDYDNITQIHMKPKEVWKPDIKLFNSAGEKSDYLGDTQILLAHDGSFLWVPPVVYTAYCSLNFRTWPYDTQTCKVKVGSLALTYIDSRYLHLKESLDYNELVQSTEWEIIGGDTAYRKQDYYNYIEFTFKLQRRSSMYAAVIFTPASCIILLALSSFWLPPQMGEKVMLNGVVIILIAAFLMYFAQLLPILADNTPLVVLFYSCSLLLLSISTIIAVCVLYLSTAKHKRHLPDLLRTMLNGPLSKVLFLENFTLEADPRVTMNNGTKELVEHQYENPDSVTDAAGINAATSSSSNRFVQFEWILMATAIDRIAFLCYSLTFIILAILYGI; from the exons ATGAATTTcgtgataaaaaaaatacttacttcCGGCAAGAGGCTGCAGTTTGCTTATCCACCGTTCACTATGTGTTGGTCGTTATTGCTTGGAATTTCCTTATTTCTTCTGTTGCACTCGGCCAATT CGCAAGAAGCATACATCAATGGCACTAAAGCTTGGAACATTACCAATTTGGATCGTTTGCGTTTACAATTAACTATAAACTACGACAAGAACTCGCATCCCACCTATCATGGTGTGCCAACTAATATCACGTTGGGCATGTCAGTGAACTACATCGATATTGATGAGATAAATGGGAAAATGGTTTTGCACGCATGGCTAAGGata aaTTGGATGGATGAAAATCGTTCATGGAACGCAGGAGATTATGACAACATAACTCAAATCCATATGAAACCAAAAGAAGTATGGAAACCagatataaaactttttaatagcGCCGGTGAAAAGAGTGACTACTTGGGTGATACTCAAATTCTACTGGCACATGACGGCAGCTTTTTATGGGTGCCGCCAGTCGTATATACAGCATATTGCAGTTTGAATTTTCGCACTTGGCCTTATGATACCCAAACATGTAAAGTGAAGGTAGGTTCCTTAGCGTTGACCTACATCGATTCGCGTTATCTGCACTTGAAAGAGAGTTTAGACTACAATGAGCTCGTACAATCGACTGAATGGGAAATAATCGGGGGCGATACGGCTTATAGAAAACAGGATTATTACAATTACATTGAATTTACTTTTAAACTACAGCGTCGTTCGTCAATGTATGCAGCGGTTATTTTCACACCAGCTTCCTGTATAATACTATTGGCACTTTCCTCGTTTTGGTTACCACCGCAAATGGGCGAAAAAGTAATGTTGAATGGTGTGGTGATTATATTGATAGCCGCTTTTCTTATGTATTTCGCGCAACTATTACCAATATTGGCTGACAACACACCGCTCGTAG ttcttttctaCAGCTGTAGCTTGTTACTGCTTAGTATTTCAACGATAATTGCTGTGTGCGTGCTGTACTTATCTACAGCAAAGCATAAACGCCATTTACCTGACTTACTGAGGACCATGCTCAATGGACCATTAAGTAAAGTACTTTTCTTAGAAAACTTCACTTTGGAGGCAGATCCGCGTGTAACTATGAATAATGGCACAAAAGAGTTGGTGGAACATCAGTATGAAAATCCTGACAGTGTAACTGATGCTGCAGGAATAAATGCGGCTACTTCCTCATCTTCTAACCGATTTGTTCAATTTGAATGGATTCTGATGGCGACAGCTATCGATCGTATAGCTTTCCTTTGTTATAGCTTAACATTCATAATTCTGGCTATTCTATATggtatttaa